gctgagcaagcaagcacacagaaatgtggtcggcagagagtaggcgCTAAAAATCAGAGGCAAAGGAAAAGTGGAGTGACGTTTGgagaagaactatttatagagccagaaggaatgggggaagaagaaacgcttgatcacacaataaatgggcacagcgaacgagcgacccagcaaatgccaagcgtaaccgattTGCGCACCGCTTCGGtccacgaaccgtcaggcaataatgacgtctgcgcctggcgccgcgaaacggcgcgtcttttgagatggctattaatgagaaatgacagccagaagtcccagactaaaagattcccgaggtcaagaagcccaggcagctccttgattctcctcggcaaccgagtatgaatcaagggggggctattgtacggcaccgagctcccaaagcccatacaagccttgggcccagacccatctaggccccgggcccaagcccgtACCAGCCtcgggcgcaggcccagcagatagttcccgttaccttatgcctttcttaaaactgccttagggccaaaaacaagttttggttattaagctcccggggttgaccggttaacatttcccggtagagcgcatgagccaatacccgggaaggtcatgatatgcacgggaacgtgagtcgccgaacacaatcggtgaaaatggagccaagttccaagatcataaatgctgcaccgccctctcacctaaaacagccactttaaccagatgatactggaccttcaatagcactaacgatgaacataatcatggtctccccactaaccttggctataaatagaggaaagatgggagaagaaggggttcagaaagattgagagaaaaatagtcaaggagagagcattttcaactgagtgttgctttgagtctctctgccgagaacgacccattgtaggaaatccttaaacccactacaaataaattgtgagcccaggggatctaaggcccagagttcttgtacttggttcttacagatataatatgaaagaattgaaaaaccAAAGACTTAATGCATGACCTCACAGCCCACGGGTTCTGAaaccactatatatatatgtgtgtgtccgcttaatgtatgcccttagaGTATATATTaactatttattttgaaatttttttaatgaatgttgAAAAAGTggtcaaaataataaattacttttttattttttcataaaaaatttcttaaaatggtttattaatataTGTCTTGAGGTCAAcgtaaatctatatatatatatatatatatatatgtatgggGCTTATTACATTGGCACATGCACTCAAgctatttaatatatatatatatatatatatatatataagcagatGGCTGAATGCGTTACTTTCATCCTACGATAAAATATGTTTGATTTTCAATACAGGATATAGCCACTAGCTAATTTAAAAAGCTGCTATGTAGGCCTAGGTCACTTCCTCCTAGGCCTTAATTAGGCCTCCACTTCTCTCAAGCTTTTTTCAAAAGTATCAAGGCCCCATAATCAGACAAAAGGCCTCTAAATATATGTCAGTTTTGCCTTCTTTCCCATCTTTAATAACACTTCCAATATATCACCGCActcccttggtgcgatggtcactccacaagtataagtgcttgtggagtgtgggggacaagggccggggttcaagtctctaggagggagcttcacacacatatacacttagattaggctagagtagaattctatcttgtatcaaaaaaaaaaaaaaaaaaaaaaaaaaaataacacttcCAATATATTCCGTCAAtagaaattcaacaaaattaaaatcctaaattgtttataggaaaaaataaataaattatgaacTTGTCACGAATGCGCCAAGAAATCATTGAAGACcaatattttaaataacttGTAAAAGATATTAATAAAACCTAAACACAAAGATTATATTAACAATTTTGTGtctcaaaaagcaaaaagaatgacttttaaacaaaataaatataaaaaattaaattaaaaatatatttaaatattaaaaaaatttattttcttaggtCCTAAAACATATTGAGCCGACTTGCAACTTGTGACAaaactaccttttttttttttttttttttgtgtgtaggTTGAAATAGATATATAGGTGACctaacaaaacatataaatattatttgattaatattaatataaattttaaaaaattgattaatttaatgGTAAAAATGCATTGGGCAGGCCATGATAAAGGATGACTTCATCATGTTCACACATGATAGGGACGACTTCTCATGACCTTAGCAATGAGTTTTCAATAAACTTCAAGAAAAAAGGACTATCTCCCAGTCCCACCCCACTTTCGTAGAAACTTCACTCGAGGCCCAAAGACTGTTTTCAAAGGGTATTAGCATCATTGTTGCGCGTTTTCTGTGCATATTATAATTTagatgtatttgatttttttataataagaattagATAAAGTTTAATTAGGATTACCTCCATGTTAAATTAAGGAGTAGATACATAATTGATTAGGAATCAATAATTGATTAGGGGTGACCCATTACTCCCTTATGTCATGAATGACGGAAGAGTTGGTATTTTCTAACCCACTAATTGCTGTTACTACATAGTTTTAACTCAAATcatgtttttaaatttcaaaacatgATGGTTGTGAGTGCGATAATTATTACTCTTTCAAATTTGCTAATTATTGTTACACCCAATCTacaaaattgtgttttgaaaacataatttcaattaaaattatggTATTGTGTTTTCACAATTATAAGTTGGATTTTACTAACATGTGCTCTTAGAGTATATAATAGtaaactatttttggaaattttttatgaaaaaatgaaacagttacaaacttttttgataatttttttaattctccataatatatttccaaaaccAGACCCAAGTTTAagcaaaataacatttttaaaatatatgattTCAAGTGTGTGTTTGGGAAGCGCATTTTGCGCTTTCCAGACGCGTTTGCGTTTctgcattctttttttttttttttttttttttctttagtcgaaaattttgactttttaacTAATTTTCAATCACACGTGAGTCCCGTGCACtatttacggacccacaaattgcactttttaacaactttttcattaaaaataggtcacacggtattatttacacatttaaaaattattttgctacagtatttttcaattttcaattgtatccaaacggaccccaAACATCGCACCCTTCGAACCTAGGACCAAGTTTCAACTTAATACTTAGTTACATTTAGCATTAGCTcaaaaagctaattttttaacttttcaatttattttttgctactcTTCATAATTATCTTGTATAGGATGATGTTTTGTAGCACAGTTACGCTTACACAGTCCCCCCCTATAAAGACAGTCACAAACTGTCCCAAATATCACCATAGACACAAGtcaaaaagacaaagaaaacaTCTGAGAAAGTGAAAGACCAACCCACATTCACAAGCCAGAGCCATGCTGCCCATTTTCCTTCTCATTCTAATTGCTTTCCTTTCcctaatcttcttcttcttcttcctcaccaCCTCCAAATCCAACTCCAAAGCTCCCAAATCCTACCCTCTAGTGGGTTCATTCTTCGCCATCCTCGCCAACCAAGATCGCCAGCTCCAATGGTTCTCAGAGATCCTCCTAGACTCACCTTCCGCCACCTTCGTTCTCCGCCGCTCCTTCTCCAACCGCCAAGTCTTCTCCGGCGACCCCGCCGTGGTCCAACACATCCTTAAGTCCAACTTCCAAAACTATGGCAAAGGCGAGATTTTTCGTTCAAGACTCACAGACTTTCTCGGCCATGGAATCTTCAACGTCGACGCTGATGAGTCCTGGAAGTTCCAAAGACAAGTCGCTAGTCACGAATTCAACACCAAATCTCTCCGCAAGTTCATTGAAACCGTTGTGGACACTGAGCTCTCTGACCGCTTAATCCCCATTCTCTCCTCAGCTGCCCAAAATGGAACTGTCCTAGATTTCCAAAACATTCTTCAAAGGTTTGCTTTTGATAATATATGTAAGATCGCTTTTGGGTTCGACCCGGTTTACTTGTCGCCCTCTCTTCCACAAGCCACGTTCGCCTTGGCCTTTGAAGACAGTGTTCGAATCAGCTACGGGAGGCTCACTGCTTCAATTCCACTCATTTGGAAAATCAAGAAGTTTTTCAATATTGGGTCAGAAAAGCGTCTCAAAATGGCTGTCTCAGAAGTAAAAGAGTACGCCATGAACATAGTGaaacaaaagaagcaaaagCTAGAGCAGctgggagagaaagagagcctCGATGATGACCTTTTGTCAAGGTTCTTGAGCTCTGGCCATGTGGACGAGAAGTTCGTGACCGACATTGTGATCAGCTTTTTAATTGCTGGGCGTGACACTACATCAGCGGCTTTAACATGGTATTTCTGGCTTCTATCTCAGCACCCGGAAGTCCAATCCAAGGTTGTGAAGGAAATCAAGGAACATTCCGAAGTGCCTGCTTATGAAGAAGTGAAAGACCTGGTGTACGTTCACGCCTCTCTATGTGAATGCATGCGGCTGTACCCACCAGTCCCGTTGGACACGAAGGAGGCTCTGAACGACGACGTGCTGCCCGGAGGGACAGTGGTGAAGAAGGGGATGAGAGTTTCTTACTTCCCATACGCGATGGGGAGGTTGGAGTCGCTGTGGGGATCAGACTGGGCCGAGTTCAAGCCCGAGAGGTGGCTGCAGAAGGAGGAGAATTCCAAGTCATGGAGGTTTGTGCAGAAGGACTCGTACCATTACCCGGTGTTCCAAGCAGGTCCTAGAATTTGTTTGGGGAAGGAGATGGCTTTCTTGCAGATGAAGAGCGTGGTTGCTGGGGTTTTAAGGAGGTTTAAGGTGGTGCCAGCGTTTGAACGAGAAGTTGTGGAACCAGAGTATATTTCCTACTTGACTGCCAAGATGAAAGGTGGGTTTCCTGTGAAGATTGTGGAGAGGGGTCAAGATGAGAATTGAGTGAACTCTTCCTATCTACTGCTTAACTTTCTGTGATTGAAGTTAATAAATTTGGATGATGATGTCAAATTAATGTGTAATTTTATTTCCTTAAGTTATGATTAGTTATTTGATTAATGTTAAGTAATCTTCGATGTTATATATAGCTGTAGATCAAATTAATAGTCGCTTCCCTTTCCTtggtttttgtgttcttttccattctttaaATACTCCACCCAAAACACTATACTGCTCAAAATTCAACAAGCTTGTTTAGTTAATGATCCATCTAACTCAAGTATGATTCAATTCCATTTTTCTAAACAATTttataatgtatatatatatatatatatatttttttttttatattcgtcccaaaaatcaaacaaagataTCTTAGATATTAAATCCCCAATACACAAAAGTTTTCACTGTAACAATTAATCATGCCCTATAGTCTTTTGTGCATCACTTGCTGATACATCTAGTGCAGCACAAACTTGCACTTCATCATGTCCTATTAGCTAAAAGTAATTTTCTAAATTGGGTTTTCTACATTCATATAATTAATGATATAAGTGAAAGATaattatgaaagttttttttttttcttgttacaTTACTAGAAACTAGATGATGGTATTCAATTCTTCATACGTGGTCTAGTAAATCATctaaaaaaggttttttttgagaaggatctAAAAAAGGTGTTGTACCTGAAATGCACAAGGATGAATACCATCATCTAGTTTCTAGTAAtgtaacaagaaaaaaaaaaactttcataattGTGAAGCGCTTCAAATTAGGATGTCAGTACTCCTCAACAAATGCGGTAACGTTTCCGAGAATCATAGAAGTTCAAAGAGAAAGACGCTTTAtcaaggaaaaaggaaaattgttacaatatttCAAGCAAGGACATATTAACAAATAGAGATTATACGCTCCTGAGAACTATATATCAGTAACTACATTTAGATTATATGCTTCTGAGCCCATATCAGTAACTACATTTGGGAAGAGCAAGACCAAATTTGGTCCAAGTACTATATTTCAGTAATAGTATAATACCttatgtgtaaaaatatataagcaTAACCAGATATCTAGttacaatttaaattttctagattagaaattaaaatgaaattcacAATCAATGTCATTACTTCCAGAACACAGAAGTTCTGATCCTAAACAAACTACTGTGGCTATTCAAGACCTAAAGATGTGTTAACTAAAAGAATCATATGATGCCCTTTGCAAAAGTGCATGCCAACCACAAAAACCTGAAAGCTATGCACTGCAAATGTTAGTACTGGCTAGGAGTAGTTTGAGAATATGTAAATGCCCTTTCCACAGTTGAACACCAAACACAACTTCACAGCAATCGTCTTGCTACCTTGTAATTTCTTCTTGTCTCCCCCGATTTGTCAATGAGGATCTGTTTGTCGCGGCACACTGAGGAACAAAATGCTTGCAAATTACTGCATTGCATCATCAAGTAAAGTCTAAGAATAGAgtgtaataaaattaattttacttAAAAGGAATCAGAAACATACAtttgacaattaaaaaaatagtaccACAATTATTTCCACAACTTGTTCATATAATGACTTATGAGTAATGAAATTATGAACCCACATGGAGCTACCATTGTATGCGAATTGTAGCCAAAATTGTGGAACTACAAATTTGAGAGgacaaaaataaagataaatggaaaaaatatcCAACCAATCAAATTGCACCACGTCAtataatcaaacaattatgAATAACAAACTAATTTGGCTTTAATTTTCTGTTATTTTATCAACAAATATAAAcggagaaaaaataaaaataatttgattctAGATAtgtattttaatgattttgatcactgttatttcttttaaaaacttaaaatagacATATGTaagcacacgatttgcgttgAACCAcagttgagttgggttcgcacgtaaatgggcccatacaatatcatttgtagagagtgggatcgaaaggctaagttgtgtttacccggctgtggttttgttaagatatttatgcatggttccagtGTATTTGCCTCTGAagccctttcttcttttttctctggGACTGGAGGAGCCTCctctttaggttacatattttttcttttatactcgcacgcgttcaatttccttcgtccacgtgtagggtcgacccttttaagactgatacttgtcccatcagtctcagacctaagtcgtcgagagttgttgataaagttcATGGATAAGgttctgttaggcgcagagatatgcatgggaaAGGTGGCCAAGGAAgcctctcttagatattttagatttccccttCGGGCACTCCCCTTCGGGCACTcccctttacctttctgccctttttcttgggtcagccgaggactgcactgtcctcggccgCTTCTCCGGGCCAGTTGGGCCACCTTATTCTTGAATTCTGACCATGACCCttttaggcttgggcctttggacccttcatcagcaaatgGGCCTGGTCCGTCTATTACTGGACCCcacaacataaaattaaaatatgctaagaaatatataaaatataccatatatatatatatatatatatatataaattaactgTGAGTTGTGActtaatttttcaagaattgttGTGTCCAATCTCTATGTAAATTACAAGACCCTTTTagctaaattttaatataaaaataagaaaaacatatggaatataaaaggaagaaagaatttGCAATAAAATTGGCATAAAAATTGTATCAAGTAATATAATCAAGCAattgcaacaaaaataaaattttaaatttaatcttCCATTATAATTTGCTATAACATTGGCTAAAAATATCAAACAAtgacaaaaaagagagagactaatTCGActataattttccatttttatctcaacaaataaataaaaccttttttcttataagtaagaagagaatattattaataaaagaatagcaataaaaatacaaagagTTCATGGTagtgaacaaaggaaaaaaaggaacaaaaagacAGAAGCAGCCCTTAATCTATTCTAATGGACGA
This DNA window, taken from Quercus robur chromosome 2, dhQueRobu3.1, whole genome shotgun sequence, encodes the following:
- the LOC126714794 gene encoding cytochrome P450 94A2-like produces the protein MLPIFLLILIAFLSLIFFFFFLTTSKSNSKAPKSYPLVGSFFAILANQDRQLQWFSEILLDSPSATFVLRRSFSNRQVFSGDPAVVQHILKSNFQNYGKGEIFRSRLTDFLGHGIFNVDADESWKFQRQVASHEFNTKSLRKFIETVVDTELSDRLIPILSSAAQNGTVLDFQNILQRFAFDNICKIAFGFDPVYLSPSLPQATFALAFEDSVRISYGRLTASIPLIWKIKKFFNIGSEKRLKMAVSEVKEYAMNIVKQKKQKLEQLGEKESLDDDLLSRFLSSGHVDEKFVTDIVISFLIAGRDTTSAALTWYFWLLSQHPEVQSKVVKEIKEHSEVPAYEEVKDLVYVHASLCECMRLYPPVPLDTKEALNDDVLPGGTVVKKGMRVSYFPYAMGRLESLWGSDWAEFKPERWLQKEENSKSWRFVQKDSYHYPVFQAGPRICLGKEMAFLQMKSVVAGVLRRFKVVPAFEREVVEPEYISYLTAKMKGGFPVKIVERGQDEN